Proteins encoded by one window of Cannabis sativa cultivar Pink pepper isolate KNU-18-1 chromosome 4, ASM2916894v1, whole genome shotgun sequence:
- the LOC115712625 gene encoding DNA (cytosine-5)-methyltransferase 1 translates to MGSLPEHALSNQTENPGSKKKKGKTNDSVKAEPKGKKRASPRNAGSEEEASGARKLPKRAAACTDFKEKSVRLSEKSNLLEKKKDQLVDDEILALRLTCGEGGDVDRPNRRLTEFIVHDEDGVSRPLEMLEVDDMFISGVVLPLEENSDKGKAVGGGIRCEGFGRIESWDISGYEDGNPVVWLSTEAGDYLCVKPAATYKKFYGHFFEKARVCVEVYKQLSKSFGGSFDCSLDELLAGVFRSMNASKCFSGNLPIRDFVVSQGEFIYKQLIGLDETSKNGQLFVNVPVLATLRDECKKRQNFMEPNTIPSNGTLKINSESGDAKTKPDASGSPACAEEVDDDVKLAKLLQEEEYWQSMKQKKGRGLVSGSNKYYVKINEDEIANDYPLPAFYKTSAEETDEFIVFDSDLDMCNPDELPRSMLHNWSLYNSDLRLVSLELLPMKPCSDIDVTIYGSGIMTADDGSGFCLDDDLDQSSSKSMEAQAVDGMPIYLSAIKEWMIEFGSSMVFISIRTDMAWYRLGKPSKQYAPWYETVLKTAKLGISIITLLKEQSRISRLSFSDVIKRVSEFKRDGRAYISSDAAAIERYVVVHGQIILQLFAEFPDDMIRKCAFVMGLADKMEQRHHTKWLVKKKKVLQKSELNLNPRAALAPVVSKRKAMQATTTRLVNRIWGEYYSNYSPEASNKEAECETKEEDEVEEQEEIDDDDADADAVEGLLGLEQAEKPSPLSRKTKSCFSEKEVSWDGKPVGKTTSGEALYQRAFLRGETITVGGAVLVEVEDSDEQDIYLVEYMFEASDGRKMLHGRVMQRGSQTVLGNTANEREVFLTNECINMRLEDCKQNVVVAIRLMPWGHNHRKDNAIADKADRARADERKKKGLSVEYFCKSLYCPEKGAFCSLSPDTIGLGSGNCHSCRINEVQREKEIYKLNSSKSSFVYKGTEYSVYDFVYISPHYFSEERVENGTFKGGRNVGLKAYVVCQVLEINTKKGAKEAEIKSTQVKVRRFYRPEDISSQKAYVSDIREVYYSEETHVLTVDNIEGKCEVRKKNDVLLLCDGLAIFEHTFFCERLYDPKKGSLNQLPAQVRLRYSTVKFDSDAASRKKKGKSKEGENISEIEKPTEASQEERLATLDIFAGCGGLSEGLHQSGASSTKWAIEYEEPAGDAFKLNHKESSVFVNNCNVILRAIMEKCGDVDDCISTPEAAELAAALNESVINDLPLPGQVDFINGGPPCQGFSGMNRFNNSTWSKVQCEMILAFLSFADYFRPKYFLLENVRNFVSFNKGQTFRLTLASLLEMGYQVRFGILEAGTFGVSQSRKRAFIWAASPEEVLPEWPEPMHVFAAPELKISLSGNLQYAAAKSTANGAPFRAITVRDTIGDLPPVGNGASKANLEYEGEAISWFQKKIRGSMAVLTDHISKEMNELNLIRCKKIPKRAGADWHDLPDEKVKLSTGQMVDLIPWCLPNTAKRHNQWKGLFGRLDWEGNFPTSITDPQPMGKVGMCFHPDQDRILTVRECARSQGFPDNYQFSGNILHKHRQIGNAVPPPLAYALGRKLKEALASKRSS, encoded by the exons ATGGGGTCTCTCCCCGAGCATGCTCTTTCCAATCAGACTGAAAATCCAG GATCTAAGAAGAAGAAGGGTAAAACAAATGATTCTGTGAAAGCTGAGCCTAAAGGGAAGAAGCGTGCTTCCCCTCGTAATGCTGGTAGCGAAGAAGAGGCTTCTGGGGCTCGAAAGCTGCCCAAGCGAGCAGCTGCTTGTACAGACTTCAAGGAGAAGTCAGTTCGCCTGTCCGAAAAATCCAACCTTTTGGAGAAAAAGAAGGATCAGCTTGTCGATGACGAGATCCTGGCTTTGCGCCTTACTTGTGGAGAAGGAGGTGATGTTGATCGACCCAACAGAAGGCTTACTGAGTTCATTGTTCATGATGAAGATGGTGTTTCGCGTCCTCTTGAGATGTTAGAAGTCGATGACATGTTTATTTCTGGCGTTGTATTGCCTTTGGAAGAAAATTCTGACAAGGGTAAGGCCGTAGGAGGAGGCATAagatgtgaaggttttgggcgaATAGAATCGTGGGACATCTCTGGTTACGAAGATGGAAATCCAGTTGTATGGCTTTCGACTGAGGCTGGTGATTATCTCTGTGTGAAACCTGCTGCTACTTACAAGAAGTTTTATGGTCATTTCTTTGAGAAGGCCCGTGTTTGTGTAGAGGTCTACAAACAACTTTCTAAATCATTTGGAGGGAGCTTTGATTGCAGTCTTGACGAGTTACTAGCTGGTGTTTTTCGTTCAATGAATGCCAGCAAGTGCTTTTCAGGTAATTTGCCTATAAGAGATTTTGTTGTTTCTCAGGGTGAGTTTATATATAAACAATTGATAGGCTTGGATGAAACATCCAAAAATGGTCAACTGTTTGTCAATGTTCCTGTTCTTGCTACATTAAGAGATGAGTGTAAAAAGCGTCAAAATTTCATGGAACCGAATACCATCCCTTCAAATGGGACCTTAAAGATCAATTCAGAAAGTGGAGATGCTAAAACTAAACCAGATGCATCTGGCTCGCCTGCTTGTGCTGAAGAGGTAGATGATGATGTGAAACTAGCAAAGCTATTGCAAGAAGAAGAGTACTGGCAATCAATGAAACAGAAAAAGGGCCGGGGTTTGGTCTCAGGGTCAAACAAGTACTATGTTAAAATTAATGAAGATGAAATTGCAAATGACTATCCTCTACCTGCTTTTTACAAGACCTCTGCCGAAGAAACTGATGAGTTCATAGTGTTTGATAGTGACTTGGACATGTGCAATCCTGATGAGCTTCCTCGAAGTATGCTTCATAATTGGTCTCTCTATAATTCAGACTTGAGATTGGTTTCACTAGAGCTTCTTCCTATGAAACCTTGTTCAGATATTGATGTTACGATATACGGGTCTGGTATTATGACTGCTGATGATGGAAGTGGATTCTGTCTCGATGATGATCTAGACCAGTCATCTTCAAAGAGCATGGAAGCACAGGCTGTTGATGGTATGCCGATCTATTTGAGTGCTATAAAAGAGTGGATGATTGAATTTGGGTCGTCAATGGTTTTCATTTCAATCCGAACAGATATggcatg GTACAGACTTGGCAAGCCGTCAAAGCAATATGCACCATGGTATGAAACAGTTTTAAAGACAGCCAAGCTTGGAATAAGTATTATTACTTTGTTGAAGGAACAAAGCCGAATTTCACGGCTTTCTTTTTCTGATGTCATCAAGAGAGTATCTGAGTTTAAAAGGGATGGTCGTGCTTACATTTCTTCTGATGCAGCTGCTATTGAGAGATACGTTGTGGTACACGGTCAGATTATACTACAATTGTTTGCAGAATTTCCAGATGATATGATCAGAAAATGTGCATTTGTGATGGGTCTTGCAGATAAAATGGAGCAGAGGCACCATACTAAATGGTtagtgaaaaagaaaaaagttctGCAGAAAAGTGAACTCAATTTGAACCCAAGGGCTGCACTGGCACCTGTGGTATCCAAGAGGAAGGCTATGCAAGCTACGACTACAAGGCTGGTCAACAGAATTTGGGGAGAGTACTATTCGAATTACTCTCCAGAAGCTTCAAATAAAGAAGCTGAATGTGAAACAAAAGAAGAGGATGAAGTTGAGGAGCAAGAAGaaattgatgatgatgatgctgatGCTGATGCTGTAGAGGGCTTGCTAGGGTTGGAACAAGCAGAGAAACCCAGTCCATTGTCTAGGAAAACTAAATCTTGCTTTTCTGAAAAGGAAGTATCTTGGGATGGGAAGCCTGTTGGTAAAACAACTTCTGGTGAAGCTCTTTATCAGCGAGCTTTCCTTCGTGGAGAAACAATAACTGTTGGGGGAGCTGTTTTGGTGGAAGTTGAGGACTCAGATGAACAAGATATATATTTGGTGGAGTATATGTTTGAAGCATCAGATGGAAGAAAGATGCTTCACGGAAGAGTGATGCAACGGGGATCTCAAACAGTTCTTGGAAACACTGCTAATGAAAGAGAAGTATTCTTGACAAATGAATGCATAAACATGAGACTGGAGGATtgtaaacaaaatgttgttgTAGCTATCAGATTAATGCCATGGGGCCATAATCATCGGAAGGATAATGCAATTGCTGACAAAGCTGATAGAGCAAGAGCAGATGAGAGGAAAAAGAAGGGTTTGTCAGTTGAATATTTCTGTAAAAGCTTGTATTGTCCTGAAAAAGGTGCTTTCTGTAGTCTTTCTCCTGATACTATTGGCCTGGGCTCTGGTAACTGCCACTCTTGCCGAATAAATGAAGTTCAGAGGGAaaaggaaatttataaattaaattcatCCAAGAGTAGTTTTGTCTATAAAGGAACTGAGTATTCTGTTtatgattttgtgtatataagCCCCCATTATTTCTCTGAGGAAAGAGTGGAGAACGGAACTTTTAAAGGTGGGAGGAATGTGGGTCTAAAAGCTTATGTTGTGTGCCAAGTGTTGGAGATTAACACTAAAAAAGGAGCTAAAGAAGCTGAAATCAAATCTACACAGGTGAAGGTGAGGAGATTTTATAGGCCAGAGGATATATCATCTCAGAAGGCATATGTTTCTGATATTCGTGAG GTTTATTACAGCGAAGAAACACACGTTTTAACTGTTGACAACATTGAAGGGAAATGTGAAGTTAGAAAGAAAAATGATGTTCTGCTACTATGTGATGGTCTCGCCATATTTGAGCATACTTTCTTCTGTGAACGTTTGTATGATCCTAAGAAAGGATCACTCAACCAG TTGCCAGCTCAGGTAAGATTAAGGTACTCAACTGTCAAGTTCGATAGTGATGCTGCGTCCAGAAAGAAAAAGGGCAAGAGTAAAGAGGGAGAAAATATTTCAGAAATTGAAAAACCTACAGAAGCATCTCAGGAGGAGCGTTTGGCCACATTAGACATTTTTGCTGGTTGTGGTGGTTTGTCAGAAGGCTTGCATCAATCTG GTGCTTCATCAACTAAGTGGGCAATTGAGTATGAAGAACCCGCTGGAGATGCATTTAAACTCAACCACAAAGAGTCATCTGTGTTTGTTAATAACTGCAATGTGATTTTAAG GGCTATAATGGAGAAGTGTGGGGATGTAGACGATTGCATTTCAACACCTGAAGCAGCTGAGTTAGCtgcagctctcaatgaaagcgtGATTAATGATTTACCACTGCCAGGGCAAGTGGATTTCATTAATGGAGGACCTCCATGTCAG GGATTTTCAGGAATGAACAGGTTCAACAACAGCACTTGGAGTAAAGTTCAGTGTGAAATGATCTTGGCGTTCTTATCGTTTGCAGATTACTTCCGTCCTAAGTACTTCCTTTTAGAAAATGTGAGAAACTTTGTATCCTTCAACAAGGGTCAGACATTTCGATTGACTCTGGCTTCACTTCTTGAGATGGGTTATCAG GTGAGGTTTGGTATTCTGGAAGCTGGAACGTTTGGGGTTTCTCAGTCACGAAAACGAGCATTTATTTGGGCAGCCTCACCAGAAGAGGTTCTCCCAGAATGGCCAGAACCGATGCATGTGTTTGCTGCCCCGGAGTTGAAGATCTCATTATCAGGCAATCTACAATATGCTGCTGCTAAGAGCACTGCAAATGGTGCTCCGTTTCGGGCAATAACTGTGCGGGATACGATTGGTGATCTTCCACCTGTAGGAAATGGAGCCTCTAAGGCCAATTTAGAG TATGAAGGTGAAGCCATCTCATGGTTTCAGAAGAAAATTAGAGGGAGCATGGCGGTTTTGACTGATCACATATCAAAAGAAATGAATGAGCTAAATCTTATTCGATGTAAGAAGATTCCTAAGCGAGCTGGTGCAGATTGGCATGACCTTCCTGATGAAAAG GTAAAATTGTCCACTGGCCAAATGGTTGATTTAATACCATGGTGCTTGCCAAACACTGCCAAGCGCCACAATCAGTGGAAGGGCCTGTTTGGAAGGTTGGATTGGGAAGGGAATTTCCCAACTTCCATTACAGATCCTCAGCCAATGGGTAAGGTTGGGATGTGCTTTCACCCTGACCAAGACAGGATTCTGACGGTTCGAGAGTGTGCCCGATCACAA GGTTTCCCGGACAATTACCAGTTTTCCGGCAATATCCTTCACAAGCACAGACAGATAGGAAATGCTGTACCTCCTCCTCTGGCATATGCATTAGGTAGAAAACTCAAGGAAGCCCTGGCCAGCAAGAGGTCCAGCTAG